One segment of Bradyrhizobium sp. WD16 DNA contains the following:
- a CDS encoding class I SAM-dependent methyltransferase — translation MDDWIDYYDSTHTIYVSKLHRDLHFSIIADDIIGYISSPDAVVLDYSCGEATSAGRVAARCAKLILAEPAPGVRGRLIARYAGDLNVKVRALEDLRHLEPASVDLAVMISVAQYMTPAELDAAFATIRRLLKPSGRFVLGDVLRPDVGAATDVMALLRMAWRHGFVKDAVIGLMRTYLSDYWQLRSQIGLQRYSEQDMLARLTAAGFSASRAHVNVGHNPARMTFIARHAFSAGP, via the coding sequence ATGGATGACTGGATCGACTATTACGATTCCACCCACACCATCTATGTCAGCAAGCTTCACCGCGATCTGCATTTCAGCATCATCGCCGATGATATCATCGGCTACATCTCCTCGCCCGACGCGGTGGTGCTGGACTATTCCTGCGGCGAAGCCACTTCGGCGGGGCGGGTGGCGGCCCGTTGCGCCAAGCTGATCCTCGCCGAGCCGGCGCCTGGCGTCCGCGGCCGCCTCATCGCGCGCTATGCCGGCGACCTGAACGTCAAGGTCCGCGCCCTCGAAGACCTGCGCCATCTCGAGCCCGCCTCGGTCGATCTCGCGGTCATGATCTCGGTGGCGCAATACATGACGCCGGCCGAACTCGACGCCGCCTTCGCCACCATCCGCCGCCTGCTGAAACCCTCGGGCCGTTTCGTGCTCGGCGACGTCCTGCGGCCCGATGTCGGCGCCGCGACCGACGTCATGGCGCTGCTGCGCATGGCTTGGCGCCACGGCTTCGTCAAAGACGCCGTGATCGGGCTCATGCGCACTTATCTGTCCGACTATTGGCAATTGCGCAGCCAGATCGGGCTGCAGCGCTACAGCGAACAGGACATGCTGGCGAGGCTGACCGCGGCGGGCTTCTCCGCGAGCCGCGCCCACGTCAATGTCGGCCACAACCCCGCGCGCATGACCTTTATCGCCCGCCACGCTTTCTCAGCCGGCCCCTGA
- a CDS encoding alpha/beta fold hydrolase — protein sequence MLTSDQGLLPPKELSEEITAAIRRARLQVIADCGRLSQAERPAKVAAALVAWRNG from the coding sequence GTGCTGACCTCCGATCAGGGGCTGCTGCCGCCCAAGGAACTGTCGGAGGAAATCACGGCGGCGATCCGGCGGGCGCGGCTCCAGGTGATCGCCGATTGTGGCCGCCTGTCCCAGGCGGAGCGGCCGGCCAAAGTCGCCGCGGCGCTCGTCGCCTGGCGCAACGGTTGA
- the flhA gene encoding flagellar biosynthesis protein FlhA gives MVDVTAGSGAAAAGGVIPGFVPSFQEIIRIMRRGDIALAIGILTILVVLILPLPSLVLDLFLAVSITMSILILMTALFIQTPIEFSSFPTVLLISTMLRLSLNMASTRLILSRGHEGSAAAGHVIEAFGNFVMSGNFVIGIIVFIILVIVNFVVITKGSGRIAEVAARFHLDAMPGKQMAIDADLSAGLIDEKTARERRKALEDESGFFGAMDGASKFVRGDAIAGLLIVFVNVIGGMIIGIAQQGLPFAEAARSYTLLTVGDGLVTQVPALIVSTAAGLLVSKAGVSGAADKALMRQFSGYPQALGMSAAVMLLLAVLPGIPMAPFLLLGGGAGALAVMARKQNKKLADAATQAAAASPAQAAAAAAAEEPISAALKIDDLKIELGYALLPLVNAPDGTDRLTEQIKALRKSLAIEMGFVMPSVRILDNVQLEANTYIIKIKEVDAGSGRVWPNNHMVMDPAGGQVQLPGVHTTEPTFGLPATWVDTSLKEEASLKGYTVVDAATVLSTHLTELLKNNMSDLLSYGEVQKLLKELPKEQADLIKDIVPGQITISGIQRVLQLLLAERISIRDLSTILEGIADALAFSRNPATIVEHVRARLARQICAQNTSMNGYVPLIALSAKWEQAFAESLIGTGDDRSLAMQPSRLSEFMTAVRDKFEQAAREGEAPVLVTSASIRPFVRSLVERFRSQTTVLSQAEIHPRARLKTVGSV, from the coding sequence ATGGTGGATGTGACGGCAGGCAGCGGCGCGGCGGCGGCCGGCGGCGTGATACCCGGCTTCGTACCCAGCTTCCAAGAGATCATCCGGATCATGCGGCGCGGCGACATCGCGCTCGCGATCGGCATCCTCACCATCCTGGTGGTGCTGATCCTGCCGCTGCCATCGCTGGTGCTCGACCTCTTCCTCGCGGTCTCGATCACCATGTCGATCCTGATCCTGATGACCGCGCTGTTCATCCAGACGCCGATCGAGTTCTCGTCCTTTCCCACCGTCCTGCTGATCTCGACCATGCTGCGCCTGTCGCTCAACATGGCCTCGACCCGCCTCATCCTGTCGCGCGGCCACGAGGGCAGCGCCGCCGCCGGCCACGTCATCGAAGCCTTCGGCAACTTCGTGATGAGCGGCAATTTCGTCATCGGCATCATCGTCTTCATCATCCTGGTGATCGTCAATTTCGTCGTCATCACCAAGGGTTCGGGCCGCATCGCCGAAGTGGCGGCGCGCTTCCATCTCGACGCCATGCCCGGCAAGCAGATGGCGATCGACGCCGACCTCTCCGCCGGCCTGATCGACGAGAAGACCGCACGCGAGCGCCGCAAGGCGCTGGAGGACGAAAGCGGCTTCTTCGGCGCCATGGACGGCGCCTCGAAATTCGTTCGCGGCGACGCCATCGCCGGTCTCCTGATCGTCTTCGTCAACGTCATCGGCGGCATGATCATCGGCATCGCCCAGCAGGGCCTGCCATTCGCCGAAGCCGCCCGCAGCTACACCCTGCTCACGGTCGGCGATGGCCTCGTCACCCAGGTCCCGGCGCTGATCGTCTCCACCGCCGCCGGCCTGCTGGTGTCCAAGGCCGGCGTCAGCGGCGCCGCCGACAAGGCGCTGATGAGGCAGTTCTCCGGCTATCCCCAGGCGCTCGGCATGTCAGCGGCGGTGATGCTGCTGCTGGCAGTGCTGCCCGGCATCCCGATGGCACCCTTCCTGCTCCTCGGCGGCGGTGCCGGGGCGCTCGCGGTGATGGCGCGCAAGCAGAACAAGAAGCTCGCCGACGCCGCGACCCAGGCCGCCGCCGCGTCGCCGGCCCAGGCGGCGGCGGCCGCCGCGGCCGAGGAGCCGATCTCGGCGGCGCTCAAGATCGACGATCTCAAGATCGAACTCGGCTACGCCCTGTTGCCGCTGGTCAATGCGCCGGACGGCACCGACCGCCTGACGGAGCAGATCAAGGCGCTGCGCAAGTCGCTGGCGATCGAGATGGGCTTCGTGATGCCGTCGGTGCGCATCCTCGACAATGTCCAGCTCGAGGCCAACACCTACATCATCAAGATCAAGGAGGTGGATGCCGGCAGCGGACGGGTCTGGCCGAACAACCACATGGTCATGGATCCGGCCGGCGGTCAGGTCCAGCTCCCCGGCGTCCATACCACCGAGCCGACCTTCGGCCTGCCGGCAACCTGGGTCGACACCTCGCTGAAGGAAGAAGCCTCGCTGAAGGGTTACACCGTCGTCGACGCCGCCACCGTGCTCTCGACGCACCTCACCGAACTGCTCAAGAACAACATGTCGGACCTGTTGTCCTACGGCGAGGTCCAGAAGCTGCTCAAGGAACTGCCGAAGGAACAGGCCGATCTCATCAAGGACATCGTCCCCGGCCAGATCACCATTTCGGGCATCCAGCGCGTCCTCCAGCTCCTGCTCGCCGAGCGCATCTCGATCCGCGATCTGTCCACCATCCTGGAAGGCATCGCCGACGCGCTGGCCTTCTCGCGCAACCCGGCGACCATCGTCGAACACGTGCGGGCGCGGCTGGCGCGGCAGATCTGCGCCCAGAACACCTCGATGAACGGCTATGTGCCTCTGATCGCCCTGTCGGCGAAGTGGGAGCAGGCGTTCGCCGAGTCCCTGATCGGCACCGGCGACGATCGCAGCCTCGCCATGCAGCCCTCCAGACTGTCGGAGTTCATGACCGCGGTGCGCGACAAGTTCGAGCAGGCGGCGCGCGAAGGCGAGGCTCCGGTGCTGGTGACGTCGGCGTCGATTCGCCCATTTGTTCGTTCTTTGGTTGAGCGTTTTCGGTCACAGACAACTGTTTTGTCGCAGGCGGAGATTCACCCCCGCGCCCGCCTGAAAACCGTCGGATCGGTCTGA
- a CDS encoding sigma-70 family RNA polymerase sigma factor: MLTTAELVWLLAAVAKRDEAAFERLYAATSAKLFGVVLRILRRPELAEEVVQETFVRVWHGAGQFNPAVGSPITWMVSIARNRAIDMLRKRGEVSIEEEPAAMDVASDPPDPLARREINEELKRLLACVGRLEPDRQRLVLLAYYNGWSREQLAAQFKTPVNTVKTWLRRSLIEIRQCLGLA; encoded by the coding sequence ATGCTGACCACCGCTGAGCTCGTCTGGCTGCTCGCGGCGGTGGCCAAGCGGGATGAGGCGGCATTCGAGCGTCTCTATGCCGCGACCAGCGCGAAACTCTTCGGGGTTGTGCTTCGTATCTTGCGTCGGCCGGAGCTTGCCGAAGAAGTGGTGCAGGAAACCTTCGTCAGGGTCTGGCACGGCGCCGGCCAGTTCAATCCGGCGGTGGGCTCGCCGATCACCTGGATGGTGTCGATCGCCCGCAACCGCGCCATCGACATGCTGCGCAAGCGTGGCGAAGTGTCCATCGAGGAGGAGCCGGCCGCCATGGACGTCGCGTCCGACCCGCCCGACCCGCTGGCGCGCCGGGAAATCAACGAGGAACTCAAGCGCCTGCTCGCCTGTGTCGGCCGGCTGGAGCCGGACCGGCAGCGGCTGGTCCTGCTCGCCTATTACAATGGCTGGAGCCGCGAGCAACTCGCGGCGCAATTCAAAACGCCGGTGAATACGGTGAAGACCTGGCTGCGCCGCAGCCTGATCGAGATCCGGCAATGTCTCGGCCTCGCGTGA
- the carA gene encoding glutamine-hydrolyzing carbamoyl-phosphate synthase small subunit, whose amino-acid sequence MTTLDNATAWPDLKPTALLVLADGTVLEGFGLGAEGSAVGEVCFNTAMTGYEEILTDPSYAGQIITFTFPHIGNVGTNDEDIEALNMAATPGARGVILRASITDPSNYRAAKHLDQWLKARGIVGLCGIDTRALTSLIRSKGMPNAVIAHAQDGKFDLRALKEEAREWPGLVGMDLVPMVTSAQRFTWDETPWQWEKGYGRQDGDKAEFNVIAIDYGIKRNILRLLAGEGCRVTVVPATTSAEDILAMKPDGVFLSNGPGDPAATGEYAVPVIKKVIETGLPTFGICLGHQMLGLALGGKTVKMHQGHHGANHPVKDLTTGKVEITSMNHGFAVDKTSLPANVVQTHVSLFDDSNCGIALEDKPVFSVQYHPEASPGPRDSHYLFKRFTELMRQRKSA is encoded by the coding sequence ATGACCACATTGGACAATGCCACCGCCTGGCCGGACCTCAAACCGACCGCGCTGCTCGTGCTCGCCGATGGGACCGTGCTGGAGGGCTTCGGCCTCGGCGCCGAGGGTTCCGCCGTCGGCGAGGTGTGTTTCAACACCGCCATGACGGGTTACGAGGAGATTCTGACCGATCCCTCCTATGCCGGGCAGATCATCACCTTCACCTTCCCCCATATCGGCAATGTCGGCACCAACGATGAGGACATCGAGGCGCTGAACATGGCGGCGACGCCCGGCGCCCGCGGCGTCATCCTGCGCGCCTCGATCACCGATCCGTCGAACTACCGCGCGGCGAAGCACCTCGACCAGTGGCTCAAGGCCCGCGGCATCGTCGGTCTCTGCGGCATCGATACCCGCGCGCTGACCTCGCTGATCCGCAGCAAGGGCATGCCCAATGCGGTGATCGCCCACGCGCAGGACGGCAAGTTCGACCTGCGGGCGCTCAAGGAGGAAGCCCGCGAGTGGCCCGGCCTCGTCGGCATGGATCTCGTGCCGATGGTCACCAGCGCTCAGCGCTTCACCTGGGACGAGACGCCATGGCAGTGGGAGAAGGGCTACGGCCGCCAGGACGGGGACAAGGCGGAGTTCAACGTCATCGCGATTGATTACGGCATCAAGCGCAACATCCTGCGCCTTCTCGCCGGCGAAGGCTGCCGCGTCACGGTCGTTCCGGCGACGACCTCGGCGGAAGACATCCTGGCCATGAAGCCCGACGGCGTCTTCCTGTCGAACGGCCCGGGCGATCCGGCCGCAACCGGCGAATATGCCGTGCCGGTGATCAAGAAGGTCATCGAAACCGGGCTGCCGACCTTCGGCATCTGCCTCGGCCACCAGATGCTCGGCCTCGCCCTCGGCGGCAAGACCGTGAAGATGCACCAGGGACATCACGGCGCCAACCACCCGGTCAAGGACCTGACCACCGGCAAGGTCGAGATCACCTCGATGAATCACGGGTTTGCCGTCGACAAGACATCGCTGCCGGCCAATGTGGTCCAGACCCACGTCTCGCTGTTCGACGATTCCAATTGCGGCATCGCGCTCGAGGACAAGCCGGTGTTCTCGGTGCAGTACCACCCCGAAGCCTCGCCCGGTCCGCGCGATTCCCACTACCTGTTCAAGCGCTTCACCGAGCTGATGCGCCAGCGCAAATCGGCCTAG
- a CDS encoding MFS transporter → MSQGSIFVPDSRRAWVRLAFALVIGSIGSVGMWSVVVALPVVQADFAASRGGASLAFTCTMLGFGAGGVVMGRVTDRFGIVVAIGVGVIALALGFAGAAVASALWQFNLMYVLIGLGGAATFGPLMAEASHWFERYRGFAVSVAASGNYIAGALWPPVVGHAIASVGWRTTHLAIAVGCSMAMALVLVLLRLQLAGEARRSHVGAPPPRLDARFSINGLTVLLSIASVACCVAMAMPQVHIVAYCGDLGYGVARGAEMLSLMLAFGIVSRIGSGWLADRIGGLRTLLLGSVAQGAALVFYLFFDSLTSLYVISALFGLFQGGIVPSYAIVVRETMPAAEAATRVGIVIFASVFGMSFGGWISGVIFDATGSYAAAFVNGLGWNALNISIALTLLLRARPRLAMA, encoded by the coding sequence ATGTCCCAGGGAAGCATCTTCGTCCCCGACTCGCGTCGGGCATGGGTCCGGCTTGCGTTCGCGCTCGTCATCGGCTCGATCGGCAGCGTCGGCATGTGGTCGGTGGTGGTGGCGCTGCCGGTGGTCCAGGCCGATTTCGCTGCGAGCCGCGGCGGCGCTTCGCTCGCCTTTACCTGCACCATGCTGGGCTTCGGCGCGGGCGGGGTGGTGATGGGGCGCGTGACCGATCGGTTCGGCATCGTCGTCGCCATCGGCGTCGGCGTCATTGCCCTCGCGCTCGGTTTTGCCGGCGCCGCGGTCGCCTCCGCGCTGTGGCAGTTCAATCTGATGTATGTGCTGATCGGGCTCGGCGGCGCCGCCACCTTCGGCCCGCTGATGGCGGAAGCCTCGCACTGGTTCGAGCGTTATCGCGGCTTCGCCGTCTCGGTCGCGGCGAGCGGCAACTACATCGCCGGGGCGCTATGGCCGCCGGTCGTGGGCCACGCCATCGCCAGCGTCGGCTGGCGCACCACCCATCTCGCCATTGCGGTCGGCTGCTCGATGGCGATGGCGCTGGTCCTGGTGCTGCTTCGTCTGCAACTCGCAGGCGAGGCGCGGCGCAGCCATGTCGGCGCGCCGCCGCCGCGGCTCGATGCGCGCTTTTCCATCAACGGCCTGACGGTGCTGTTGTCGATCGCCTCCGTCGCCTGCTGCGTCGCCATGGCGATGCCCCAGGTCCATATCGTCGCCTATTGCGGCGATCTCGGTTACGGCGTCGCCCGCGGCGCCGAGATGCTGTCCCTGATGCTGGCTTTCGGCATCGTCAGCCGTATCGGCTCGGGCTGGCTTGCCGACCGCATCGGCGGCCTGCGCACGCTGCTGCTCGGCTCGGTCGCCCAGGGGGCGGCGCTGGTGTTCTATCTGTTCTTCGACAGCCTGACCTCGCTCTATGTCATCTCGGCGCTGTTCGGCCTGTTCCAGGGCGGCATCGTGCCGAGCTATGCCATCGTGGTGCGCGAGACCATGCCGGCGGCGGAGGCTGCCACCAGGGTTGGCATCGTCATCTTCGCCTCGGTGTTCGGCATGTCGTTCGGCGGCTGGATCTCCGGGGTGATCTTCGACGCCACCGGCTCCTACGCCGCGGCCTTCGTCAACGGCCTTGGCTGGAACGCCCTGAACATTTCCATCGCGCTGACCTTGCTGCTGCGCGCCCGGCCACGGCTGGCGATGGCGTGA
- a CDS encoding methyl-accepting chemotaxis protein, whose translation MGFFKLKIRGRLFASFGLLVALSVALVAASVWQFEAARTDVARMAAEADGALRAAEMVGDLQAVRRAMLRYIFDHDEPSLREAATRLDAVAAGLRDLVAAAPPERRGAYQKVAAEVEQFKTVHATVRDTVDRFIETRAALYAEGDNVTAAMRRLVQAAQGTFVAPEAARIESEMLTVRLENWRFMATKDPKGPAIFDAGMQRLEAEIAQTDHMDLSADTKKAVDAVKAALQPYKKAVAWTAKELLAADDAYYKSVAPQTRSIVDQLETLKTGVTTEARRVASDVDTGIGRSAMLDRIGGVAAVLLGIVFALVIGNAISRPIMAMVKTMAQLSGGDTTVAIPGAGRIDEIGEMAKAVEVFRDGMIEAARLREQQRDNEAAAAQRRAGDMRKLADEFENAVGEIIETVSSASSQLEASATSMTQTARRSQAVTASVAAASEQASANVQSVAFATEELTSSVNEISRQVQESTRIAGEAVDQANLTNRRIEVLASAAAKIGDVVELINTIAGQTNLLALNATIEAARAGDAGRGFAVVATEVKALAHQTARATEDISRQIAGMQDATRESVAAIEAIGSTIARVSEIAATIASAVEEQGAATAEIARNIQQAAGGTREVSQNIVEVERGASETGSASTQVLSAATSLSRDSGLLREKVSHFLGTVRAA comes from the coding sequence ATGGGATTTTTTAAACTGAAGATCCGCGGGCGGCTGTTCGCGAGCTTCGGCCTGCTCGTCGCGCTTTCGGTCGCCCTGGTCGCCGCGTCGGTCTGGCAATTCGAGGCGGCGCGAACCGATGTCGCGCGCATGGCGGCGGAAGCCGACGGCGCGCTCCGCGCCGCCGAGATGGTTGGAGATCTTCAGGCGGTGCGCCGCGCCATGCTGCGTTACATCTTCGATCACGACGAGCCGTCGTTGCGGGAGGCGGCGACGCGCCTCGACGCCGTCGCCGCCGGGCTGCGGGACCTCGTGGCGGCGGCGCCGCCCGAGCGTCGTGGCGCCTACCAGAAGGTTGCGGCGGAGGTCGAGCAGTTCAAGACCGTGCATGCGACGGTGCGCGACACGGTCGATCGTTTCATCGAGACGCGGGCCGCGCTCTACGCCGAAGGCGACAACGTTACTGCCGCGATGCGCCGGCTGGTCCAGGCGGCGCAGGGCACGTTCGTTGCGCCGGAAGCCGCGCGGATCGAGAGCGAGATGCTGACGGTGCGGCTTGAAAACTGGCGCTTCATGGCCACCAAGGACCCCAAGGGCCCGGCGATTTTCGATGCCGGCATGCAGCGGCTAGAGGCGGAAATCGCCCAGACCGACCACATGGATCTGTCGGCGGACACCAAGAAGGCGGTCGATGCGGTCAAGGCCGCCCTGCAGCCCTACAAGAAAGCCGTCGCCTGGACGGCGAAGGAGCTGCTGGCCGCCGATGACGCCTATTACAAGAGCGTGGCGCCGCAGACCAGGTCGATCGTCGATCAGCTCGAAACGCTCAAGACCGGCGTGACGACCGAGGCTCGGCGGGTCGCCTCGGATGTCGATACCGGCATCGGCCGCTCCGCCATGCTCGACAGGATCGGCGGCGTCGCGGCCGTTCTGCTCGGTATCGTCTTCGCGCTCGTCATCGGCAATGCGATCTCGCGGCCGATCATGGCCATGGTGAAGACCATGGCGCAGTTGTCGGGCGGCGACACCACGGTCGCGATCCCGGGCGCCGGCCGTATCGACGAGATCGGCGAAATGGCCAAGGCCGTCGAGGTGTTCAGGGACGGCATGATCGAGGCGGCGCGGCTGCGCGAGCAGCAGCGCGACAATGAGGCGGCGGCGGCACAGCGCCGCGCCGGCGACATGCGCAAGCTCGCCGACGAGTTCGAGAATGCTGTGGGCGAGATCATCGAAACCGTGTCGTCGGCCTCGAGCCAGCTCGAGGCGTCGGCGACCAGCATGACGCAGACCGCAAGGCGCTCGCAGGCGGTGACCGCCAGCGTCGCCGCGGCCTCCGAGCAGGCCAGCGCCAATGTGCAGTCGGTCGCGTTTGCCACCGAGGAGTTGACCTCGTCGGTCAACGAGATCAGCCGGCAGGTGCAGGAATCGACCAGGATCGCCGGCGAGGCGGTGGATCAGGCCAACCTCACCAATCGCCGCATCGAGGTGCTCGCTAGCGCCGCGGCCAAGATCGGCGACGTGGTCGAGCTGATCAACACCATTGCCGGCCAGACCAATCTGCTGGCGCTGAACGCCACTATCGAGGCGGCGCGCGCCGGCGATGCCGGCCGCGGTTTTGCCGTGGTCGCGACGGAGGTCAAGGCGCTGGCGCACCAGACCGCCAGGGCCACCGAGGACATCAGCCGCCAGATCGCCGGCATGCAGGACGCAACCCGCGAGTCGGTCGCCGCCATCGAGGCGATCGGCTCGACCATCGCGCGGGTATCCGAGATCGCGGCGACCATCGCCTCGGCGGTCGAGGAGCAGGGGGCGGCGACGGCGGAGATCGCCCGCAACATCCAGCAGGCGGCAGGCGGCACGCGCGAGGTCAGCCAGAACATCGTCGAGGTCGAGCGCGGCGCCAGCGAGACCGGCTCCGCTTCGACCCAGGTGTTGTCGGCGGCGACCTCGCTGTCGCGGGACAGCGGCCTGCTGCGCGAAAAAGTCAGCCATTTCCTGGGGACGGTGCGGGCCGCCTGA
- a CDS encoding AMP-binding protein — translation MDRLHTGGTMGGLIISSIIRYADRPAIADGNIRWSYGEFGEQVGRYITVFRALGLKKGCAVSVLATNRAESWAAICATLIMGGRYTSLHPLAAEDDQAFIVADAEIDLLIVEAGKFAERGLAIQRRTPTLKHLVSLGAMDGARDLLAEAAAVAPAPLVDDGEVGDIAFLAYTGGTTGRSKGVMLPHRSLMAMTFALFADWDWPAEIRFLAATPISHAAGVTLFPVMLRGGYARLVQGFDPEVYGRVVQEDRITATFLVPTLIYALIDNVELRRRYDFSSLQMIIYGAAPMSPDRLREAIAIFGQVFVQLYGQTEAPQIITAMRTVDHDLSRPERLGSCGRANPMVDVKLFDADMREVAIGEPGEICVRGSLVMDGYWKRPDATEEGLRGGWLHTGDVAVKDKDGFFYIVDRTKDMIISGGFNIYPREVEDALMSHPAVASAAVIGIPDGKWGEAVKGFVVLKNGASIEVAELQAHVKDKRGAPWSPKTIDVVETIPVTGLGKIDRKALRAPYWEGRSRGVA, via the coding sequence ATGGACAGGCTGCATACCGGCGGAACGATGGGCGGGCTCATCATCTCCTCCATCATCCGCTACGCCGACCGGCCGGCGATCGCCGATGGCAACATCCGCTGGAGCTACGGCGAGTTCGGCGAGCAGGTCGGCCGCTACATCACCGTGTTCCGCGCCCTCGGCCTCAAGAAGGGCTGCGCGGTCTCCGTGCTTGCCACCAACCGCGCCGAAAGCTGGGCGGCGATCTGCGCCACGCTGATCATGGGCGGCCGCTATACTTCGCTGCATCCACTCGCCGCCGAGGACGACCAGGCCTTCATCGTCGCCGACGCCGAAATCGATCTGCTGATCGTCGAGGCCGGCAAGTTCGCCGAACGCGGCCTCGCCATCCAGCGGCGCACCCCGACCCTCAAGCACCTCGTCTCGCTTGGCGCCATGGACGGCGCCCGCGACCTGCTTGCCGAGGCGGCCGCGGTCGCCCCGGCACCGCTGGTCGACGACGGCGAGGTCGGCGACATCGCCTTCCTCGCCTATACCGGCGGCACCACCGGCCGCTCCAAGGGCGTGATGCTGCCGCACCGCTCGCTGATGGCCATGACCTTCGCGCTGTTCGCCGACTGGGACTGGCCGGCCGAGATCCGCTTCCTCGCCGCGACCCCGATCAGCCACGCCGCCGGCGTGACGCTGTTTCCGGTGATGCTGCGTGGCGGCTATGCCCGCCTTGTCCAGGGCTTCGATCCCGAGGTCTATGGCCGGGTGGTGCAGGAAGACAGGATCACTGCCACCTTCCTGGTGCCGACGCTGATCTATGCCCTGATCGACAATGTCGAGCTGCGACGGCGCTACGACTTCTCGTCGCTGCAGATGATCATCTATGGCGCGGCGCCGATGTCGCCGGACCGGTTGCGCGAGGCGATCGCGATCTTCGGCCAGGTCTTCGTCCAGCTCTATGGTCAGACCGAAGCCCCGCAGATCATCACCGCCATGCGCACCGTCGATCACGACCTGTCCCGGCCGGAACGGCTCGGCTCCTGCGGACGGGCCAATCCGATGGTCGACGTCAAGCTGTTCGACGCCGACATGCGCGAGGTGGCGATCGGCGAGCCGGGCGAGATCTGCGTGCGCGGCTCGCTGGTGATGGACGGCTACTGGAAGCGGCCCGACGCCACCGAGGAGGGACTGCGCGGCGGCTGGCTGCACACCGGCGATGTCGCCGTCAAGGACAAGGACGGGTTCTTCTATATCGTCGACCGCACCAAGGACATGATCATCTCCGGCGGCTTCAACATCTACCCGCGCGAGGTCGAGGACGCGCTGATGTCGCATCCCGCGGTGGCCTCGGCCGCGGTGATCGGCATTCCCGACGGCAAGTGGGGCGAGGCGGTGAAGGGCTTCGTGGTGCTCAAGAACGGCGCCAGCATCGAAGTCGCCGAGCTCCAGGCTCACGTCAAGGACAAGCGCGGGGCGCCCTGGTCGCCGAAGACCATCGATGTCGTCGAGACGATCCCGGTGACGGGCCTCGGCAAGATCGATCGCAAGGCGTTGCGGGCACCCTATTGGGAAGGCCGCAGCCGCGGCGTCGCCTGA
- a CDS encoding anti-sigma factor domain-containing protein produces the protein MSYSEDHILLAAEYALGTLDGEERAQVESMMTIDGEFRLMVERWEAQLGELAAMVGAVEPPPSLWPRVRDAALLSQGQLPLVLPELPSPPPPQEPAPAPAPDTSGQVVALAGAVRRWRGVTVLASALAACLLALVVVQAVRSDWLPAPLRPRPRVETVQVPAPLPPQFVAVLQKGAEQPAFILTVDTATRTYTVRRLGAEPEQGKSYELWLVSEKLPQPRSLGVIGGTDFTVSPALADFDAETIDQATYAVSVEPEGGSPTGVATGPIVFTGKLAETVPPSSRR, from the coding sequence ATGAGCTACAGCGAAGACCATATCCTGCTCGCCGCCGAATACGCGCTCGGCACCCTCGACGGCGAGGAGCGGGCGCAGGTCGAATCCATGATGACGATCGACGGCGAGTTCCGCCTGATGGTGGAGCGCTGGGAAGCACAACTCGGCGAACTCGCGGCGATGGTCGGCGCGGTCGAGCCGCCGCCCTCCCTGTGGCCGCGGGTGCGCGACGCGGCGCTGTTGTCCCAGGGGCAATTGCCGCTGGTGCTGCCGGAATTGCCGTCACCGCCGCCGCCGCAAGAGCCGGCACCGGCACCGGCACCTGACACCAGCGGACAAGTGGTTGCGCTCGCCGGCGCGGTGCGGCGCTGGCGCGGCGTCACGGTGCTGGCGTCGGCGCTTGCCGCCTGCCTGCTGGCCCTGGTGGTGGTGCAGGCCGTGAGGTCCGACTGGCTGCCGGCGCCGCTGCGGCCGAGGCCGCGGGTCGAGACGGTTCAGGTGCCGGCGCCATTGCCGCCGCAATTCGTCGCGGTGCTGCAGAAGGGGGCCGAGCAGCCGGCCTTCATCCTCACCGTCGATACCGCGACCAGGACCTATACGGTCCGTCGCCTCGGTGCGGAGCCGGAGCAGGGCAAGAGCTATGAGTTGTGGCTGGTCTCCGAGAAGCTGCCGCAACCGCGTTCGCTCGGCGTGATCGGCGGCACCGATTTCACCGTCAGCCCCGCGCTCGCCGATTTCGATGCCGAAACCATCGACCAGGCGACCTACGCCGTGTCGGTCGAGCCGGAGGGCGGCTCGCCGACCGGCGTCGCCACCGGCCCGATCGTATTCACCGGCAAGCTGGCGGAGACCGTGCCGCCGTCGTCGCGGCGGTAG